A DNA window from Hoplias malabaricus isolate fHopMal1 chromosome 5, fHopMal1.hap1, whole genome shotgun sequence contains the following coding sequences:
- the irx7 gene encoding iroquois homeobox 7 yields MPASTPGFGSFLLDRTLSLTAGFQPLLGGPFSAVNGYSFIPLTHAGHMAHMAGSYDLKPTAPYPQALLARAAPYYPQYRPAVSTHDPSRVVKAASRESTGALKAWLSEHMKNPYPTKGEKIMLAIVTKMSLTQVSTWFANARRRLKKENRVSWACKGKSDEEEEEEEAESEEESCSPQKDPCSEDEGEAEPQVVDVEGDCAGDEDGSKLEEQSQRDSPSVKMEKTGEGECASPVEPCKEIQKPKIWSLAETATSEPANKTIDLKSYPNYGADFGQWWANWASRSGYFPPGYSAQDFLQQSRLHC; encoded by the exons ATGCCTGCCTCTACACCAGGTTTCGGGAGCTTTCTCCTGGACAGGACACTGTCCCTGACCGCGGGCTTCCAGCCGCTGCTGGGCGGGCCCTTCTCCGCGGTGAACGGCTACAGCTTCATCCCTCTGACTCACGCAGGACACATGGCGCACATG GCTGGTTCGTATGACCTGAAGCCCACTGCTCCGTATCCCCAGGCTCTCTTGGCCCGAGCTGCTCCATACTATCCTCAGTACCGTCCAGCGGTTTCTACCCATGACCCCAGCAGGGTGGTCAAAGCGGCCAGCAGAGAGAGCACGGGAGCTCTGAAGGCCTGGCTCAGCGAGCACATGAAGAACCCCTACCCCACCAAGGGTGAGAAGATCATGCTGGCCATCGTCACCAAAATGAGCCTGACCCAGGTGTCCACTTGGTTTGCCAATGCCAGGAGGAGACTTAAGAAGGAAAATCGGGTCAGCTGGGCCTGCAAGGGCAAgagtgatgaggaggaggaggaggaggaggcagagaGTGAGGAGGAAAGCTGCTCTCCGCAAAAAGATCCATGCTCAGAAGATGAAGGTGAAGCTGAGCCTCAAGTTGTGGATGTGGAAGGAGATTGTGCTGGAGATGAAGACGGTTCCAAGCTTGAGgaacagagtcagagagacTCTCCCAGTGTTAAGATGGAGAAGACGGGTGAGGGAGAATGTGCGTCACCCGTTGAGCCATGTAAGGAGATCCAGAAACCCAAAATCTGGTCTTTGGCAGAAACGGCAACTTCAGAACCAGCGAACAAAACCATAGACCTTAAAAGCTATCCCAACTATGGGGCAGATTTTGGCCAGTGGTGGGCAAACTGGGCATCAAGGAGTGGCTATTTCCCACCTGGATACTCTGCACAGGACTTTCTTCAGCAGAGTCGTTTGCACTGTTAA
- the cd40 gene encoding tumor necrosis factor receptor superfamily member 5, with translation MKLLFIFLLVLPVLVHSCSDTEYVKDGSCCKKCGPGKRMKQNTDCIDPTCEECGDGEYQDGYTEKTQCQRQPICDPNLNFVVDPKPSKIKRSECQCLPGHYCSSQPCVTCVKHTVCEAGYKVKKMGDQNSDTECEPCSNGTFSSEESAISCTSWTKCQTGYAESKPGTLTSDRICNYQYRVHMGIGISIVVLAAVCICIYGFKKGRTKSFCLQKKLQSHCPGWCFHINNVPIPLEEKMTPEAEQEQTLIDIPNEERLHSDPQEDNEDTTKLDDHFKRGLSANGMPVDQDHSKTSIVSQLETEQTSAHSYSDQL, from the exons ATGAAACTACTCTTCATCTTTCTATTG GTCTTACCTGTTTTGGTGCATTCCTGCAGTGATACAGAGTATGTAAAGGATGGTTCATGCTGCAAGAAGTGTGGCCCAG GAAAACGAATGAAACAGAACACAGATTGCATAGATCCAACGTGTGAGGAATGCGGAGATGGTGAATATCAGGATGGTTACACCGAAAAGACCCAATGTCAAAGACAACCTATATGTGACCCAA ATTTGAATTTTGTGGTGGATCCTAAACCAAGCAAGATAAAGCGTAGTGAATGTCAATGCCTGCCCGGCCATTACTGCTCCAGTCAGCCATGTGTTACGTGTGTGAAACATACAGTGTGCGAGGCAGGATATAAAGTAAAGAAAATGG GTGACCAGAATTCAGACACAGAGTGTGAACCCTGTTCTAATGGAACATTTTCCAGTGAAGAATCAGCCATTTCATGTACATCTTGGACAAA GTGTCAAACAGGATATGCTGAAAGTAAACCTGGAACATTAACATCTGACAGGATCTGCA ATTATCAATATCGTGTACATATGGGTATTGGGATTTCCATTGTGGTTTTGGCTGCAGTATGTATCTGTATCTACGGCTTCAAAAAAG GAAGAACAAAATCTTTCTGTCTGCAGAAAAAA TTACAGAGTCATTGTCCAGGTTGGTGCTTCCACATCAACAATGTCCCCATACCTTTGGAAGAAAAGATGACCCCAGAAGCTGAACAGGAGCAGACTTTAATTGATATTCCCAATGAAGAGCGACTTCACAGTGACCCCCAAGAAGACAATGAGGATACGACCAAACTGGATGACCATTTTAAGCGTGGACTGTCTGCAAACGGAATGCCTGTCGATCAGGACCACAGCAAAACATCCATTGTTTCTCAACTTGAGACAGAACAAACCTCAGCTCACAGCTATTCAGATCAATTGTAA